TTCGGCTGAGTTTGCTCAAATATGGTCGGAATATTCTGAGGAATCACACGATCTCGAAGTTGAGGATGCTGAGGCTTTACCTCTACCGCATCCCGTAGAATTTAGATTGTCTGAGTCGGAGAGAATCCAAACAACCCAGCCCCCCGAAGATGGAGTACTTTCGTTACAAGCAAAGACGCAAAATGACCCAAGCACACCAAAGCATTCCGAAACGCTGCAAAAGCCATCTGGAGGTTTAATATCGGAACTGGCTGGACCCGATGCCGTTGAAAGTCCTGAGGTCGGGGAGCAGTTTGTCGCGCCCCCCGTACGGAGCGAAACGGCGGGGGTGGCGACGCCAACGGCGAACCCGATCTATCCGTCCACACCGCCCCCGCACGCCGAAAAAACGGGAGTGAAATCAGTTGCACCCTTACAGTCGAACATCGCGCCAGATTCATCAGCAACCGTTTCTGCGGACATGCCATTTGCCCGCGAAAATGGGACAAAATTTGAGCTGTTGAAACGAAACCTAGGAACCGATCAGGCATCGTTTCAGAAGATCGAGCATGACCAAAACAACAATGCGCGAACCCCAATTGAAAGTGCGATCAAACAAGCGGTTCAAGCCACCGAAACATCCGTAAAACCAAGAGGTCAGGTGACGACGTCAACACATACACCAACTGACCGCTTGCCAGCGCCAGACGCGAAGCAGGCTCCGCTTCAAACCGATGCAACTATACCAACTCCCGTCCCACCGCCTTCTCAGGAACGGTCCCTCGCGCCGCAATCCGTTGCAAAACCCAATCTGTCGATACCTTCAATGGAAACACCAAACGCACTCAATACAGAGCCATTGTTTCCTGTCTCGACTGGCATTCTGGAAACTGAGTTAACCTCGCCACAATCGCCACAATCGCCGCAAGTCAACGCGGCAAATGTTTCTACAGCCACAACCTCCACGTCGCAATCGATCGCTTCGCACGTCGCCTCGCAAGTCGCAGCGACTATTGTCCAGTCATCCAATTCTACAACTGAGATCCTCCTCAACCCCGAAGAGCTTGGACGCGTCCGCATTTCCCTCACGAACGGTGAGGCTGGCATGACCGTGAACATTCTCTCGGAACGTCCTGAAACGACGGATTTGATGCGCCGCAACATCGAACATCTCGCGCGGGAGCTGCGGGAAATGGGATACGAAAACCCCAGCTTCACTTTCGGCGAGCAGCCATCGGGATCAAACGGCACGTGGAATGATGAACATCAAGAACCGGCCCCTGAAAACCCAAACGATACATCAAAACCGCCCGTTCCCAGCATGCGCGTTACGCTAACCGGCGGCCTCGACCTCAAATTGTAACGAAAGATACACCAATGGAAATCACCCAGACCACGACGACGGCGTCAACGATCACACCTCAAACGGAAACATCTGAGGCTGTTCTCAGTTCTGACTTTGAGACCTTTCTAAAGATGCTCACGGTTCAGATGGAAAATCAGGACCCTCTCAATCCGACAGATTCGTCCGAATACGCCCAGCAACTCGCCACGTTTTCCGGCGTCGAACAAGCTGTCCTGACCAACGATTTGCTCTCATCTTTAATGGTTCAAATGACGTCAACGGGCATGGCCCAAATGGCGGATTGGGTTGGTAAAGAAGCCCGCGCTGCCGTTCCAGGTCAGTTTGATGGAAGCCCAATTACAATCGCACCGAACCCAGCAGCTATCGCGGACACAGTGGAACTTGTGGTGTTTGACGCCGACGGAAATGAAGTTCAGCGCAGCGAAATTCCAAAGTCGACCGATCCAATTGAATGGGCCGGAACCGATACAGACGGAACGCCGTTCCCGTCCGGCGTTTACCAGTTCCAAGTCGTCAGCTCATCAAACGGCGAAGTCGTCTTGTCAGAAACAGCGGATATCTACGCCCGCGTCCAAGAAGTTCAGAGCGAGAACGGCAGTTCGGTGCTCGTGCTCGAAGGCGGGATTTCAGTACTGGCTTCAGACGTCAGCGCGCTGCGCGAAAGCTAGATTAGCTAAACGCCGAAATCGCAAATACAGCCGCCGTCGCAATCCCTGCGCCCAACAGTGCCCACGCGATCGCGGCCCAATTACTGCGCCGTGGTGGGGTGGGTGGTTCTTCGCCCATCCGTATCAACGCGGCCTCGGCGAGGGCGGGCAACCGTGGGCCAAATCGCGCCAGAACCCGCGCGGTTTTCACCAAGTCTTTGGTCATTGCGCGCGGGCCGATGCTGTCCTTGATATAGCTCTCAACGACAGGCTTTGCGGCATCCCAAATGTTCATCCGGTGATCGAACGTGCGCGCGACACCTTCGACAACAACCATCGTCCGTTGCAGCAAGATCAGCTCGGTGCGGGTTTCCATTCCGAAACGCTCGGTCACTTCAAACAAATACGACAGCAGTTTCGCCATCGAAATTTGTTCGGCATTCATCCCGAAAATAGGTTCCCCAACAGCCCGTAACGCTCGTGCAAATTCGTTTACGTCACGATCGGCAGGCACATAGCCGGCCTCAAAATGCACTTCGGCAACGCGGTTATAATCGCGCCGGATAAAGCCAAACAAAATCTCGGCGTAAACACGGCGCGTGTACTCATCCAAATGCCCCATGATCCCAAAATCATAGGCGATGATATCCCCATTCGGCGCGATCTTTAGGTTGCCGTGGTGCATGTCCGCGTGGAAAAATCCGTCCCGCAATGCATGGTTCAAGAACAGCTGCAAAACACGTTGCGACAGTTCAGTCAGATCATGCCCAGCGGCCGCAATCGCGTCAACGTCAGCGGCATTAATGCCCTCTGCCCAATCCAACGTCATGACGCGACGTGCCGACAAATTCCAACGGACACGCGGCAGCGCAAAGCCCTCGTCGTTCTCGGTGTTGTCTGCAAATTCGGACGCGGATGCGCTTTCCATCCGCAGGTCCAATTCACTGACAACAACACCTTCGAAATGTTCGATCACGTCCAATGGCTTCAATCGACGGGCCGAAGGCGACAAAGTATTAAACACCGAAGCCGCCAAATAGAACGCGTCCAGATCTTTCTGGAACGCCTTTTCAATGCCCGGTCGTAAAACTTTTACGGCAACATATTCACCGTCTGATACCAACCGCGCTTTGTGCACTTGTGCGATGGATGCCGCAGCAACTGGTTCGGAAAACTCGCTAAAGACTGAATCTACGGTTACGCCAAGTTCCTTTTCAACTTCCGCTTTGGCAACCTCAACAGGGAACGGTGGCAACTTGTCCTGCAGAACACGTAACTGCACAGCCAATTCCGACCCAACAACATCGGGTCGCGTGGATAAAACCTGCCCGAATTTAATGTAGGCAGGACCCAGCGCCTGCAATGCTCGCGTGACGGGCGGTTGCTCAACGTCGCCCTTCAGACCCAGCCATTGAAATGGCCATGCCAAGCCCCGAACAGCAACGCGCATCATTCGTGGCGCTTCCGCAGCATCCAGAATGATCTTCATCGCGCCAGTACGCTCCAGCGTCGCGCCAGTTCGGATTAGCCGCCAGATGTTATGTGGGCCACGCATTTTACAACTTCCATCCGGAATGCAGACACGCGATCCCAAGGCTTAGATTGCGGTACTTTGAATTGTCGAACCCAGCATCCTTCACCATCTCAAGGAACGTATCCTGATCTGGGAACTTGCGGATCGACTCGACCAAATACTGATAACTATCGCGGTCGCCTGTAATGACTTTGCCCATCACCGGAATCGCGTTGAACGAATAGACGTCATACATCTTCTGAAGCATGTCATTTGGAATTCGGTTGAACTCCAGAACCATCAAACGGCCACCTGGCTTCAGCACACGATACGCTTCGTTCAGCGCCTCTTGCGGTCGCGTGACGTTTCGGATGCCAAAGCTGATCGTGTAGACATCAAACGTGTTATCCTCGAACGGCAGCGCCATCGCGTCCCCAACAACCCAATCAAGCGAACTGTCCAGCTGCGCAGCCTCAGCGCGTTTGCGCCCTTCAATCAACATCGGCTCGGTCAGGTCCAAAACAGTGGCATGGCCAACCTTGGCGCGCTTTAGAAAACGAAACGAAACGTCGCCAGTACCACCCGCAACATCGAGCAGCTTTTGTCCCTCGCGCGGCGCCAACCAATCCATCATTGCATCCTTCCAGATACGGTGGATACCAAGGCTCATGGCGTCGTTCATCACGTCATATTTGCTGGCA
This Octadecabacter temperatus DNA region includes the following protein-coding sequences:
- the ubiB gene encoding 2-polyprenylphenol 6-hydroxylase, coding for MRGPHNIWRLIRTGATLERTGAMKIILDAAEAPRMMRVAVRGLAWPFQWLGLKGDVEQPPVTRALQALGPAYIKFGQVLSTRPDVVGSELAVQLRVLQDKLPPFPVEVAKAEVEKELGVTVDSVFSEFSEPVAAASIAQVHKARLVSDGEYVAVKVLRPGIEKAFQKDLDAFYLAASVFNTLSPSARRLKPLDVIEHFEGVVVSELDLRMESASASEFADNTENDEGFALPRVRWNLSARRVMTLDWAEGINAADVDAIAAAGHDLTELSQRVLQLFLNHALRDGFFHADMHHGNLKIAPNGDIIAYDFGIMGHLDEYTRRVYAEILFGFIRRDYNRVAEVHFEAGYVPADRDVNEFARALRAVGEPIFGMNAEQISMAKLLSYLFEVTERFGMETRTELILLQRTMVVVEGVARTFDHRMNIWDAAKPVVESYIKDSIGPRAMTKDLVKTARVLARFGPRLPALAEAALIRMGEEPPTPPRRSNWAAIAWALLGAGIATAAVFAISAFS
- the ubiE gene encoding bifunctional demethylmenaquinone methyltransferase/2-methoxy-6-polyprenyl-1,4-benzoquinol methylase UbiE, with the translated sequence MTNEQTTHFGFETVAEGDKAGLVQGVFSSVASKYDVMNDAMSLGIHRIWKDAMMDWLAPREGQKLLDVAGGTGDVSFRFLKRAKVGHATVLDLTEPMLIEGRKRAEAAQLDSSLDWVVGDAMALPFEDNTFDVYTISFGIRNVTRPQEALNEAYRVLKPGGRLMVLEFNRIPNDMLQKMYDVYSFNAIPVMGKVITGDRDSYQYLVESIRKFPDQDTFLEMVKDAGFDNSKYRNLSLGIACLHSGWKL
- a CDS encoding flagellar hook-length control protein FliK; the protein is MIQIDTNSPELGQVAPQGLRDNRADSNSEGSAEFAQIWSEYSEESHDLEVEDAEALPLPHPVEFRLSESERIQTTQPPEDGVLSLQAKTQNDPSTPKHSETLQKPSGGLISELAGPDAVESPEVGEQFVAPPVRSETAGVATPTANPIYPSTPPPHAEKTGVKSVAPLQSNIAPDSSATVSADMPFARENGTKFELLKRNLGTDQASFQKIEHDQNNNARTPIESAIKQAVQATETSVKPRGQVTTSTHTPTDRLPAPDAKQAPLQTDATIPTPVPPPSQERSLAPQSVAKPNLSIPSMETPNALNTEPLFPVSTGILETELTSPQSPQSPQVNAANVSTATTSTSQSIASHVASQVAATIVQSSNSTTEILLNPEELGRVRISLTNGEAGMTVNILSERPETTDLMRRNIEHLARELREMGYENPSFTFGEQPSGSNGTWNDEHQEPAPENPNDTSKPPVPSMRVTLTGGLDLKL
- a CDS encoding flagellar hook capping FlgD N-terminal domain-containing protein produces the protein MEITQTTTTASTITPQTETSEAVLSSDFETFLKMLTVQMENQDPLNPTDSSEYAQQLATFSGVEQAVLTNDLLSSLMVQMTSTGMAQMADWVGKEARAAVPGQFDGSPITIAPNPAAIADTVELVVFDADGNEVQRSEIPKSTDPIEWAGTDTDGTPFPSGVYQFQVVSSSNGEVVLSETADIYARVQEVQSENGSSVLVLEGGISVLASDVSALRES